One segment of Streptomyces sp. NBC_00576 DNA contains the following:
- a CDS encoding 4-coumarate--CoA ligase family protein: MFRSEYADVEPVELPIHDAVLGRAAEFGDAPALVDGVDGTTLTYNQLDSFHRRIAAGLAEAGVRKGDVLALHSPNTIAFPTAFYAATRAGASVTTVHPLATAEEFAKQLRDSATSWIVTVSPLLETARAAAELAGGVREIFVCDSAPGHRSLIDMIASTAPEPQIDIDPAEDIAALPYSSGTTGIPKGVMLTHRSIATNLAQLAPTLRIGPTDRILAVLPFFHIYGLTALMNLSLGHGATVIVLPRFDLDTFLAAIEKHRITGLFVAPPIVLALAKHPAVESYDLSSLEYVLSSAAPLDAALAAACSARLGLPPVGQAYGMTELSPGTHVVPVDDMSTAPPGTVGRLLPSTEMRILSLDDPDQDAAVGEAGEIVIRGPQVMKGYLGNPEATAAMIDGDGWLHTGDVGHVDADGWLFVVDRVKELIKYKGFQVAPAELEALLLTHPGIADAAVIGVYNEDNNEVPHAYVVRQPSSNDLSEGEVMMYVAERVAPYKRVRHVTFIDGVPRAVSGKILRRRLREKS; the protein is encoded by the coding sequence ATGTTCCGCAGCGAGTACGCAGACGTCGAACCCGTCGAACTGCCCATTCATGACGCGGTGTTGGGCAGGGCAGCCGAGTTCGGCGACGCGCCCGCCCTCGTCGACGGCGTGGACGGCACCACCCTCACGTACAACCAACTGGACAGTTTCCACCGGCGGATAGCCGCCGGACTCGCCGAGGCGGGCGTGCGCAAGGGCGATGTCCTCGCCCTGCACAGCCCGAACACGATCGCCTTCCCGACCGCCTTCTACGCCGCCACGCGCGCGGGTGCCTCCGTCACGACCGTGCATCCCCTCGCCACCGCCGAGGAGTTCGCCAAGCAACTGCGCGACTCGGCCACGAGCTGGATCGTCACCGTCTCACCGCTCCTGGAGACGGCCCGGGCCGCGGCCGAACTGGCTGGCGGCGTAAGGGAGATCTTCGTCTGCGACAGTGCGCCGGGGCACCGCTCGCTCATCGACATGATCGCCTCGACCGCGCCCGAACCGCAGATCGACATCGACCCGGCCGAGGACATCGCAGCCCTCCCGTACTCCTCGGGAACGACCGGCATCCCCAAGGGCGTCATGCTCACGCACCGCTCCATCGCCACCAACCTCGCCCAGCTCGCGCCCACCCTGCGCATCGGCCCCACCGACCGCATCCTTGCGGTACTGCCGTTCTTCCACATCTACGGCCTGACCGCCCTGATGAACCTGTCCCTGGGACACGGCGCCACAGTGATCGTCCTGCCGCGCTTCGACCTCGACACGTTCCTCGCCGCCATCGAGAAGCACCGCATCACCGGCCTGTTCGTGGCCCCGCCGATCGTCCTGGCCCTCGCAAAGCACCCGGCCGTCGAGAGTTACGACCTGTCGTCCCTGGAGTACGTCCTCAGCTCCGCCGCCCCCCTGGACGCGGCCCTCGCCGCCGCCTGCTCCGCACGGCTCGGCCTGCCGCCGGTCGGTCAGGCGTACGGCATGACGGAACTGTCGCCGGGCACGCACGTCGTCCCCGTGGACGACATGAGCACCGCCCCGCCCGGGACGGTCGGCAGGCTCCTCCCGAGCACCGAGATGCGCATCCTGTCCCTCGACGACCCCGACCAGGACGCCGCCGTCGGCGAGGCCGGCGAGATCGTCATCCGCGGCCCCCAGGTGATGAAGGGCTACCTCGGCAACCCCGAGGCGACGGCCGCGATGATCGACGGGGACGGCTGGCTGCACACCGGGGACGTCGGCCATGTCGACGCCGACGGCTGGCTGTTCGTCGTCGACCGCGTCAAGGAACTCATCAAGTACAAGGGCTTCCAGGTGGCCCCCGCCGAACTCGAAGCCCTCCTCCTGACCCACCCCGGGATCGCCGACGCCGCCGTCATAGGCGTCTACAACGAGGACAACAACGAGGTCCCGCACGCGTACGTGGTCCGCCAGCCGTCCTCGAACGACCTCTCCGAAGGAGAGGTCATGATGTACGTCGCCGAGCGCGTCGCCCCGTACAAGCGCGTCCGGCACGTCACCTTCATCGACGGCGTACCGAGGGCGGTCTCGGGCAAGATCCTGCGCCGCCGGCTGAGGGAGAAATCTTGA
- a CDS encoding acyl-CoA dehydrogenase family protein, with protein sequence MTAMIESEEHKALRTAVAALGNRYGREYMTKVVADGRHTDELWSDAAKLGYLGANLPEAYGGGGGGIAELSIVLEELGAAGCPLLMLIVSPAICGTVIARFGTDTQKQDWLPGIADGTRTMAFGITEPDAGSNSHRITTTARRDPDTGDWLLTGRKVFISGVDIADAVLIVGRTEDSRTGRLKPCLFIVPCDAEGFSRRRIDMDIESPEKQFELTLDDVRLPAEALVGDEDAGLLQLFAGLNPERIMTAAFAIGIGRYALGAAVRYATERTVWKEPIGAHQAVAHPLAQAHIDLELARLMMQKAAALYDAGDDVGAGEAANMAKYAAGEACVKAVDQAVHTLGGNGLTREFGLASLITVARVARIAPVSREMILNYVSHQTLGLPKSY encoded by the coding sequence ATGACCGCAATGATCGAATCCGAGGAACACAAAGCCCTGCGCACCGCGGTAGCCGCCCTCGGCAACCGCTACGGCCGCGAATACATGACGAAAGTCGTAGCCGACGGCCGCCACACGGACGAACTCTGGTCAGACGCCGCCAAACTCGGCTACCTCGGCGCCAACCTGCCGGAGGCATACGGCGGCGGAGGCGGCGGCATCGCCGAACTCTCCATCGTCCTCGAAGAGCTCGGCGCCGCAGGCTGCCCCCTCCTCATGCTGATCGTCTCCCCGGCGATCTGCGGCACTGTGATCGCCCGCTTCGGCACGGACACCCAAAAGCAGGACTGGCTCCCCGGAATCGCCGACGGCACCCGCACCATGGCCTTCGGCATCACCGAACCCGACGCCGGCTCCAACAGCCACCGCATCACCACCACCGCCCGCCGCGACCCGGACACCGGCGACTGGCTCCTGACCGGCCGCAAGGTCTTCATCTCGGGCGTCGACATCGCGGACGCCGTCCTGATAGTCGGCCGTACCGAAGACTCCCGTACCGGTCGTCTCAAGCCCTGCCTGTTCATCGTCCCGTGCGACGCCGAAGGCTTCTCGCGGCGCCGGATCGACATGGACATCGAGTCCCCGGAGAAGCAGTTCGAGCTGACCCTCGACGACGTACGGCTGCCCGCCGAAGCGCTCGTCGGCGACGAGGACGCAGGACTGCTCCAGCTCTTCGCCGGGCTCAACCCGGAACGCATCATGACGGCCGCGTTCGCCATCGGCATCGGGCGGTACGCGCTCGGCGCGGCGGTCCGGTACGCCACTGAGCGCACCGTCTGGAAGGAGCCCATCGGCGCCCACCAGGCCGTCGCGCATCCGCTCGCCCAGGCGCACATCGATCTCGAACTCGCCCGCCTGATGATGCAGAAGGCCGCCGCCCTCTACGACGCCGGTGACGACGTCGGCGCCGGCGAGGCGGCCAACATGGCCAAGTACGCGGCCGGGGAGGCCTGTGTGAAGGCCGTCGACCAGGCCGTGCACACCCTCGGCGGCAACGGTCTCACGCGGGAATTCGGCCTCGCCTCCTTGATAACCGTCGCCCGGGTGGCTCGTATTGCTCCAGTGAGCCGGGAGATGATTCTCAACTACGTCTCCCATCAGACCCTGGGCCTGCCCAAGTCGTACTGA
- a CDS encoding acetyl/propionyl/methylcrotonyl-CoA carboxylase subunit alpha, whose product MITSVLVANRGEIACRIFRTCRELGIRTVAVHSDADENALHARVADAAVRLPGAASADTYLRGDLIVRAALAAGADAVHPGYGFLSENAGFARAVLDAGLVWIGPSPAAIEAMASKTRAKQLMGLKPLTGVTEADLPVLVKAAAGGGGRGMRVVRQLAELDGELEAARAEAHSAFGDGEVFVEPYVEGGRHIEVQVMADTHGTVWALGTRDCSLQRRHQKVIEESPAPGIPETLTAELHELAVRAARAVDYTGAGTVEFLVGEDGKAHFLEMNTRLQVEHPVTEAVFGIDLVALQIRVAEGCALEALENGPPRARGHAIEARLYAENPAADWTPQTGTLHRLAVPEAENIRLDTGYTDGDPIPVHYDPMLAKAVVHAPTRAEAIRKLAGALERATIHGPITNRDLLVRSLRHPEFTTARMNTGFYDRHLPELTAPTPDPHAPLAAALADAHGRSRFGGWRNLPAQPQVKRYATADGEEHEATYRHTREGLTAEGETEEGVRVVHVDARLVVLEVAGVRRKFEVTRYADQIHVNNTTLTALPRFPDPTAQHAPGSLLAPMPGTVVRVAEGLAAGASVQAGEPLLWLEAMKMEHKIAAPTTGTLTALHVVAGQQVEVGTLLAVVF is encoded by the coding sequence GTGATCACCTCCGTACTCGTCGCCAACCGCGGGGAGATCGCCTGCCGGATCTTCCGCACCTGCCGTGAGCTGGGCATCCGGACGGTCGCCGTGCACTCGGACGCCGACGAGAACGCCCTCCACGCGCGCGTGGCCGACGCGGCGGTACGGCTGCCAGGGGCCGCCTCCGCGGACACCTATCTGCGCGGCGACCTGATCGTGCGGGCGGCGCTGGCGGCGGGCGCGGACGCCGTGCACCCCGGGTACGGCTTCCTGTCGGAGAACGCCGGCTTCGCGCGTGCCGTACTCGACGCGGGGCTCGTGTGGATCGGCCCGTCCCCGGCCGCGATCGAGGCGATGGCGTCCAAGACGCGCGCGAAACAGCTGATGGGGCTCAAGCCGCTGACCGGCGTCACCGAGGCCGACCTGCCGGTGCTGGTCAAGGCGGCGGCGGGCGGCGGCGGGCGCGGAATGCGCGTCGTACGTCAACTTGCCGAGCTGGACGGTGAGTTGGAGGCGGCCCGTGCCGAGGCCCACAGCGCCTTCGGTGACGGTGAGGTCTTCGTCGAGCCGTACGTCGAGGGCGGCCGGCACATCGAGGTCCAGGTCATGGCCGACACCCACGGCACGGTGTGGGCCCTCGGCACCCGCGACTGCTCCCTCCAGCGCCGCCACCAGAAGGTGATCGAGGAGTCCCCGGCTCCCGGAATCCCGGAGACGCTCACCGCGGAACTCCACGAACTGGCCGTACGGGCGGCCCGTGCCGTCGACTACACGGGCGCCGGCACGGTCGAGTTCCTCGTGGGGGAGGACGGCAAGGCCCACTTCCTGGAGATGAACACCCGCCTCCAGGTCGAGCACCCCGTCACGGAGGCCGTCTTCGGCATCGACCTGGTGGCCCTCCAGATACGTGTCGCGGAGGGCTGTGCTCTTGAGGCTCTCGAAAACGGCCCCCCACGCGCGCGTGGCCACGCGATAGAGGCCCGCCTGTACGCCGAGAACCCGGCGGCGGACTGGACGCCACAGACCGGCACCCTGCACCGCCTCGCCGTCCCCGAAGCGGAGAACATCCGCCTGGACACCGGCTACACCGACGGCGACCCGATCCCCGTCCACTACGACCCGATGCTCGCCAAGGCCGTCGTACACGCCCCCACGCGCGCGGAGGCGATCCGCAAACTGGCGGGCGCCCTGGAACGCGCGACGATCCACGGCCCGATCACCAACCGCGACCTCCTCGTCCGCTCCCTGCGCCACCCGGAGTTCACGACGGCCCGTATGAACACGGGCTTCTACGACCGCCACCTCCCCGAACTCACCGCCCCCACCCCCGACCCCCACGCCCCCCTGGCCGCCGCCCTCGCCGACGCCCACGGCCGCTCCCGCTTCGGCGGCTGGCGCAACCTCCCCGCCCAGCCCCAGGTCAAGCGGTACGCGACGGCGGACGGCGAGGAACACGAGGCGACCTACCGCCACACCCGCGAGGGCCTGACGGCGGAGGGGGAGACAGAGGAGGGGGTACGGGTCGTCCACGTCGACGCGCGGCTCGTCGTACTCGAAGTGGCCGGCGTACGACGGAAGTTCGAGGTGACGAGGTACGCCGACCAGATCCACGTCAACAACACGACCCTCACCGCCCTGCCCCGCTTCCCGGACCCGACGGCACAACACGCCCCGGGTTCCTTGCTGGCGCCCATGCCCGGCACGGTGGTGCGGGTGGCGGAGGGCCTGGCCGCAGGAGCCTCCGTACAGGCCGGAGAGCCCTTGCTGTGGCTGGAGGCGATGAAGATGGAACACAAGATCGCGGCCCCTACGACAGGCACGCTCACAGCTCTCCACGTAGTCGCCGGGCAACAGGTGGAGGTCGGCACCTTGCTGGCGGTGGTCTTTTAG
- a CDS encoding acyl-CoA carboxylase subunit beta — translation MTVLASVVDTAGPEHASHRESMLGKLAALDAEHAKALAGGGEKYIARHHARGKLLARERIELLLDPDTPFLELSPLAAWGSEYAVGASLVTGIGVVEGVECLITANDPTVRGGASNPWSLKKALRANDIALANRLPFISLVESGGADLPSQKEIFIPGGAVFRDLTRLSAAGIPTVAVVFGNSTAGGAYIPGMSDHVIMVKERAKVFLGGPPLVKMATGEESDDESLGGAEMHARVSGLADYFALDEHDALRQARRVVARLNHRKAYADPSPADVQSPKYDAEELLGIVPGDLKVPFDPREVIARIVDASDFDEFKPLYGTSLVTGWAALHGYPVGILANAQGVLFSEESQKAAQFIQLANQRDIPLLFLHNTTGYMVGKEYEQGGIIKHGAMMINAVSNSRVPHLSVLMGASYGAGHYGMCGRAYDPRFLFAWPSAKSAVMGPQQLAGVLSIVARQSAAAKGLPYDEEGDAALRAMVEQQIESESLPMFLSGRLYDDGVIDPRDTRTVLGLCLSAIHTAPYEGARGGFGVFRM, via the coding sequence GTGACGGTCCTGGCTTCCGTAGTGGACACCGCAGGCCCCGAACACGCGTCCCACCGCGAGTCCATGCTCGGCAAACTCGCCGCCCTCGACGCCGAACACGCCAAGGCCCTCGCTGGCGGCGGCGAGAAGTACATCGCCCGGCACCACGCCCGCGGCAAACTCCTCGCCCGCGAACGCATCGAGCTGCTCCTCGACCCCGACACCCCCTTCCTGGAGCTGTCGCCGCTCGCGGCCTGGGGAAGCGAGTACGCCGTCGGAGCTTCCCTCGTCACCGGTATCGGGGTGGTCGAGGGCGTCGAGTGTCTGATCACGGCCAACGACCCGACCGTGCGCGGCGGCGCCAGCAACCCGTGGAGCCTGAAGAAGGCCCTGCGCGCCAACGACATCGCCCTCGCCAACCGGCTGCCCTTCATCAGCCTCGTCGAGTCCGGCGGCGCGGATCTCCCGTCCCAGAAGGAGATCTTCATCCCAGGGGGAGCCGTCTTCCGCGACCTGACCCGTCTGTCCGCCGCCGGGATTCCCACGGTGGCGGTCGTGTTCGGGAACTCGACGGCCGGTGGGGCGTACATCCCCGGGATGTCCGATCACGTGATCATGGTCAAGGAGCGCGCCAAGGTGTTCCTCGGCGGGCCGCCCCTCGTCAAGATGGCCACCGGCGAGGAGAGCGACGACGAGTCGCTGGGCGGCGCCGAGATGCACGCGCGCGTGTCGGGCCTCGCCGACTACTTCGCCCTCGACGAGCACGACGCCCTGCGCCAGGCCCGCCGGGTCGTGGCCAGGCTCAACCACCGCAAGGCGTACGCCGATCCGAGCCCCGCCGACGTCCAGTCCCCCAAGTACGACGCGGAGGAGCTGCTGGGGATCGTCCCGGGTGATCTGAAGGTGCCCTTCGACCCCCGCGAGGTCATCGCCCGCATCGTCGACGCCTCCGACTTCGACGAGTTCAAGCCCCTCTACGGGACCAGTCTCGTGACCGGCTGGGCCGCGCTGCACGGCTATCCGGTCGGCATCCTCGCCAACGCCCAAGGGGTCCTCTTCAGCGAGGAGTCGCAGAAGGCGGCCCAGTTCATCCAGCTCGCCAACCAGCGCGACATCCCGCTCCTCTTCCTCCACAACACCACCGGCTACATGGTCGGCAAGGAGTACGAGCAGGGCGGCATCATCAAGCACGGCGCGATGATGATCAACGCGGTCTCCAACTCCCGCGTCCCCCACCTCTCCGTCCTCATGGGGGCGTCGTACGGCGCCGGGCACTACGGCATGTGCGGGCGCGCCTACGACCCCCGCTTCCTCTTCGCCTGGCCCAGCGCCAAGTCCGCCGTCATGGGCCCCCAGCAGCTCGCGGGCGTGCTGTCGATCGTCGCCCGCCAGTCGGCCGCCGCCAAGGGGCTGCCGTACGACGAGGAGGGCGACGCCGCGCTACGGGCCATGGTGGAGCAGCAGATCGAGTCCGAGTCCCTGCCCATGTTCCTCTCCGGGCGGCTGTACGACGACGGCGTCATCGACCCGCGCGACACCCGAACCGTCCTCGGCCTGTGCCTCTCCGCGATCCACACCGCCCCCTACGAGGGCGCCCGCGGCGGCTTCGGCGTCTTCCGAATGTAA
- a CDS encoding acyclic terpene utilization AtuA family protein encodes MREMLTGGQLDVLTGDYLAELTMLILGRDRLKNPSDPSAGYARTFLRQLEECLGLAHERGVRIVVNAGGLNPAGLAENVRKLADRLGIPARVAHVEGDDLTAGHPNSLAAHAYLGAFGIAACLREGADIVVTGRVTDAALVAGPAAAHFGWGPQDHDQLAGAVVAGHVLECGTQATGGNYAFFAEHVRQDPRILRHPGFPLAEIHADGTSVITKHPGTGGIVDIGTVTAQLLYETQGARYAGPDVTARLDTVRLTQEGPDRVRIHGVRGEAPPPTLKVGLNRLGGFRNEVTFVLTGLDIEHKAALVRGQMESALSAAKSRPADISWTLARTDRPDAPTEETGSALLRLVVRDPDQNTVGRTLSGAAVELALASYPGFHVLAPPGKGAPYGVFEAEYVPQDAVDHTAVLDDGRRIPVPPPHDTLVLEELPEAPLPEPLLSAPTRSAPLGLVAGARSGDKGGNANVGVWVRTDEAWRWLAHTLTVTRFRELLPETADLTVVRHTLPHLRALNFTVEGILGEGVAAQHRFDPQAKALGEWLRSRHLDIPEVLL; translated from the coding sequence ATGCGCGAGATGCTCACCGGCGGCCAACTCGACGTCCTCACCGGCGACTACCTCGCCGAGCTGACCATGCTCATCCTGGGCCGCGACCGCCTCAAGAACCCGTCGGACCCCTCGGCGGGGTACGCCCGTACCTTCCTGCGGCAGTTGGAGGAGTGCCTCGGTCTCGCCCATGAGCGGGGGGTACGGATCGTCGTCAACGCCGGTGGCCTCAACCCTGCGGGCCTCGCGGAGAACGTCAGGAAACTCGCCGACCGACTCGGCATCCCCGCCCGCGTCGCCCACGTCGAGGGCGACGACCTCACCGCCGGCCACCCCAACAGCCTTGCCGCACATGCCTACTTGGGCGCCTTCGGCATAGCCGCCTGTCTGCGCGAGGGCGCGGACATCGTCGTCACCGGCCGGGTCACCGACGCCGCCCTCGTCGCCGGGCCGGCCGCCGCCCACTTCGGCTGGGGGCCGCAGGACCACGACCAGCTCGCGGGCGCGGTCGTCGCCGGGCATGTGCTGGAGTGCGGTACGCAGGCCACCGGCGGCAACTACGCCTTCTTCGCCGAGCACGTCCGTCAGGACCCCCGCATCCTCCGCCACCCCGGCTTCCCCCTCGCCGAGATCCACGCCGACGGCACGAGCGTCATCACCAAGCACCCCGGCACCGGCGGCATCGTCGACATCGGCACGGTCACCGCCCAACTCCTGTACGAGACACAGGGAGCCCGGTACGCCGGCCCCGACGTCACCGCCCGCCTCGACACCGTCCGCCTCACCCAGGAGGGTCCCGACCGGGTACGTATCCACGGCGTACGGGGGGAAGCGCCCCCGCCCACTCTCAAGGTGGGCCTCAACCGGCTCGGCGGTTTCCGCAACGAGGTCACCTTCGTTCTCACCGGACTCGACATCGAGCACAAGGCCGCGCTCGTCCGGGGTCAGATGGAAAGCGCGCTCAGCGCGGCCAAGTCCCGCCCCGCCGACATCAGTTGGACCCTCGCCCGCACCGACCGCCCCGACGCCCCCACCGAGGAGACCGGCAGCGCCCTGCTCCGGCTCGTCGTACGCGACCCGGACCAGAACACCGTGGGCCGCACCCTCAGCGGCGCCGCCGTCGAACTCGCCCTCGCCAGCTACCCCGGGTTCCATGTCCTGGCGCCCCCCGGAAAGGGCGCCCCCTACGGGGTCTTCGAGGCGGAGTACGTCCCACAGGACGCCGTGGACCACACGGCCGTCCTGGACGACGGCCGCCGGATCCCCGTACCGCCGCCGCACGACACCCTCGTACTGGAAGAACTGCCGGAGGCACCCCTCCCCGAACCCCTGCTGTCAGCACCGACGAGATCCGCTCCCCTGGGCCTTGTCGCCGGTGCCCGCAGCGGCGACAAGGGCGGCAACGCCAACGTCGGTGTCTGGGTGCGCACGGACGAAGCCTGGCGCTGGCTCGCCCACACCCTCACCGTCACCCGATTCCGCGAACTGCTCCCGGAGACCGCCGACTTGACCGTCGTACGACACACCCTCCCGCACCTGCGCGCCCTCAACTTCACCGTCGAGGGCATCCTCGGCGAGGGCGTCGCCGCGCAGCACCGCTTCGATCCGCAGGCCAAGGCGCTCGGCGAATGGCTGCGCTCCCGGCACCTCGACATACCGGAGGTACTGCTGTGA
- a CDS encoding TIGR03084 family metal-binding protein, translating into MSDQSAVIDDLRQEGAQLDQLVAELGPEQWALDTPAPAWTVAHQIAHLAWTDRAALLAVTDAGAFAGEVEKALASPEGFVDEGAAQGAAQPPARLLAEWRAGRAALEAALRAAPAGTRFPWYGPPMSVASMATGRLMETWAHGQDIADALGVERAPTDRLRHVVRIGVRTRDFAYAVRGRTPPADEFRVELAAPEGQLSKPGELWTYGPPDAPQRVTGPAIDFCLLVTQRAHRTDLALRAEGPDADQWLDIAQAFAGPPGSGRAPNGATR; encoded by the coding sequence GTGTCCGACCAGTCGGCCGTCATCGACGACCTACGCCAGGAGGGCGCCCAACTCGACCAACTGGTAGCCGAGTTGGGCCCCGAGCAGTGGGCCCTCGACACCCCCGCCCCCGCCTGGACCGTCGCCCACCAGATCGCGCACCTCGCCTGGACCGACCGTGCCGCACTCCTTGCCGTCACCGACGCCGGCGCCTTCGCGGGCGAGGTCGAGAAGGCGCTCGCGTCACCCGAGGGCTTCGTCGACGAGGGTGCCGCGCAGGGCGCCGCACAACCGCCCGCGCGGCTGCTCGCCGAGTGGCGTGCGGGCCGGGCCGCGCTGGAGGCGGCCCTGCGCGCGGCCCCCGCCGGAACACGCTTCCCCTGGTACGGCCCACCCATGTCCGTCGCCTCCATGGCCACCGGCCGCCTGATGGAGACCTGGGCCCACGGCCAGGACATCGCCGACGCGCTCGGCGTCGAACGCGCCCCCACCGACCGGCTCCGGCATGTCGTACGGATCGGCGTACGCACCCGGGACTTCGCGTACGCCGTACGGGGCCGCACCCCGCCCGCCGACGAATTCCGCGTCGAACTCGCGGCCCCGGAGGGGCAGTTGAGCAAGCCGGGCGAGTTGTGGACGTACGGCCCCCCGGACGCACCCCAGCGCGTCACCGGGCCCGCCATCGACTTCTGCCTCCTCGTCACCCAGCGCGCCCACCGCACCGACCTCGCCCTGCGCGCCGAAGGCCCCGACGCCGACCAGTGGCTCGACATCGCCCAGGCCTTCGCGGGACCCCCGGGCAGCGGACGCGCACCGAACGGGGCCACGCGGTGA
- a CDS encoding glutamate decarboxylase, giving the protein MTKSDDAALFGNRFLTAPAPSETFPEEGMAAMDAMRLVDVDLAMEGDPQRNLATFVTTWMEPEAQQLIAENLHRNFIDHAEYPISAEIEQRCVRMLADLFHAPGRTTGCRTQGSSEAIMLGALSLKWKWRQRRQAANLSMDRPNLIFGGDVHVVWEKFCRYFDVEPRIVPLAEGKYTIGPEDVEPHLDENTIGVVAVLGTTFTGHKDDVVGIDKLLRDIRKERDLDIPIHVDGASGAFVWPFLYPDSKWDFRLQQVRSINVSGHKYGLVYPGIGWLIFREESDLAKDLVFYENYLGKTDATFTLNFSTGASMVLAQYYNFVRLGRQGYTYVMKIMQENARALADNLRSSGRFEVIGSDLEQLPLVAFRLVGKHAYDESDIAWQLSAERGWMVPAYTLPPNAERVKILRALVKETLSREQVDRLSQDIEDACRTLDDKGAAHGIERAQVKRGTGY; this is encoded by the coding sequence ATGACTAAAAGCGACGACGCGGCACTGTTCGGCAACCGATTCCTGACCGCGCCCGCACCCTCGGAGACTTTCCCCGAAGAGGGCATGGCCGCGATGGACGCGATGAGGCTCGTGGATGTGGATCTGGCCATGGAGGGCGACCCACAGCGCAACCTCGCCACGTTTGTCACCACGTGGATGGAGCCGGAGGCGCAACAGCTGATCGCCGAGAACCTCCACCGCAATTTCATCGATCATGCGGAGTATCCCATTTCCGCCGAGATCGAGCAGCGTTGCGTGCGCATGCTCGCCGACCTCTTCCACGCACCGGGCAGGACGACCGGCTGCAGGACCCAGGGCTCCTCCGAGGCGATCATGCTCGGTGCGCTGTCGCTGAAGTGGAAGTGGCGCCAGCGCCGCCAGGCGGCCAACCTGTCGATGGACCGGCCCAACTTGATTTTCGGCGGGGATGTCCACGTCGTGTGGGAGAAGTTCTGCCGCTACTTCGACGTCGAGCCGCGGATCGTGCCGCTCGCCGAGGGCAAGTACACGATCGGACCGGAGGATGTGGAGCCCCACCTCGACGAGAACACGATCGGCGTCGTCGCCGTCCTGGGCACCACGTTCACCGGCCACAAGGACGATGTCGTGGGGATCGACAAGCTCCTGCGGGACATCCGCAAGGAGCGGGACCTCGACATCCCGATCCATGTCGACGGCGCCAGCGGCGCATTCGTATGGCCCTTCCTCTACCCGGATTCGAAATGGGACTTCCGGCTACAGCAAGTCCGTTCGATCAACGTGTCGGGACACAAGTACGGCCTGGTCTACCCCGGCATCGGATGGCTGATCTTCCGCGAGGAATCCGACCTGGCCAAGGACCTCGTGTTCTACGAGAACTACCTGGGCAAGACCGACGCGACGTTCACACTGAACTTCTCCACCGGTGCGTCGATGGTGCTTGCGCAGTACTACAACTTCGTGCGGCTCGGTCGCCAGGGCTACACCTACGTCATGAAGATCATGCAGGAGAACGCCCGCGCCTTGGCGGACAACCTGCGTAGCAGCGGCCGCTTCGAAGTGATCGGGAGCGACCTCGAACAGCTACCGCTGGTCGCCTTCCGCCTCGTCGGCAAGCACGCCTACGACGAGTCCGACATCGCCTGGCAACTCTCGGCCGAGCGCGGCTGGATGGTTCCGGCATACACGCTCCCGCCCAACGCGGAGCGGGTGAAGATCCTGCGCGCCCTGGTCAAGGAGACCCTGAGCCGCGAGCAGGTCGACCGCCTGAGCCAGGACATTGAGGACGCGTGTCGCACGTTGGACGACAAGGGTGCAGCCCACGGGATCGAGCGGGCCCAGGTCAAGCGCGGCACCGGGTACTGA
- a CDS encoding DUF4440 domain-containing protein: MRAFLGAFTNTGDSRPNVDVVREVFIPQGMIIKNVGGELVIYDLDAFVEPREKILTDGTLTEFSEWEVAERTEIFGSIAHRFSEYRKSGFLDGEWFEGAGRKTTQFVRTPAGWRMSSMAWDDE, encoded by the coding sequence ATGCGCGCCTTCCTCGGTGCGTTCACCAACACCGGCGACAGCCGGCCGAACGTCGACGTGGTCCGAGAGGTGTTCATTCCACAGGGAATGATCATCAAAAACGTCGGAGGCGAGCTTGTGATCTACGACCTTGACGCGTTCGTCGAGCCCCGGGAGAAGATCCTCACCGATGGGACGCTGACGGAGTTCTCCGAATGGGAAGTCGCCGAGCGGACCGAGATTTTCGGATCGATCGCGCACCGGTTCAGCGAGTACCGCAAGTCCGGCTTCCTCGACGGTGAGTGGTTCGAGGGCGCCGGCCGCAAGACCACCCAGTTCGTCCGGACGCCTGCCGGCTGGCGGATGAGCTCGATGGCCTGGGACGACGAGTAG